Proteins encoded within one genomic window of Hevea brasiliensis isolate MT/VB/25A 57/8 chromosome 8, ASM3005281v1, whole genome shotgun sequence:
- the LOC110670411 gene encoding probable prolyl 4-hydroxylase 9, giving the protein MLEVAEGDLDAMPHGVTGESSAETIPFQVLSWKPRAVYFPNFATPEQCKSIIEMAKSRLKPSTLALRKGETDESTKGTRTRYLW; this is encoded by the exons ATGCTTGAAGTGGCTGAGGGAGACCTTGACGCGATGCCACATGGCGTGACTGGAGAATCTTCTGCTGAAACCATTCCGTTTCAG GTTTTGAGCTGGAAACCAAGAGCTGTTTATTTTCCAAACTTTGCAACCCCAGAACAATGCAAAAGTATAATTGAAATGGCAAAATCTCGCCTAAAACCATCTACCCTGGCTCTGCGAAAAGGAGAAACTGATGAGAGCACTAAGGGAACTAGAACGAGGTATCTCTGGTGA